In the genome of Monomorium pharaonis isolate MP-MQ-018 unplaced genomic scaffold, ASM1337386v2 scaffold_410, whole genome shotgun sequence, the window TTAATTTTTACactcacatttaatttttaaaataaatatgtaattgttaATTTCAGATAGCTATGATATCTTACATATTTCAGTGTAATGCATCTTGTTGCAATATGCTTACGAAGCTTTGTACCTCTTAATCTAAGAGGCATACTTGCTCCACACGCTACAGAATATGTGCGTAATAAATCACAAGCTCTTATATATCTAAACCTCTTTTTATCGTAACCTGGTAAAGCGAAGATGTATAGGTTTGCGTCAGGTATTTTTGCTTCTTTACGGTAATGTAAGAGCAAATCTATACAACTTTTCATTTCGGAATCCAAAAGAACAGGTACAGGTCTTCCTAATTTTCCTCTAATAACAAATCTTACATATTTCATAGCtatctaaaattaacaattacatatttattttaaaaattaaatgtgaaattaagtataatattgaataGTCTAAATATTTCCATGTGTAATGTTTCAATAgtgtcaatatttattttattcctttttacttttttgtataaatgtatatatataattatttataactgcaaaattctaattaacattcatattaatacatttaaactatttagatttattaatattttaaaacgttagaTTCTTTTATgcgcatttatttattattcattcataaaaattagaataaagaaactacaaaatttaattaatagagcgtataagttagaaaaaatatggatacataatagattaaataaatgaacaaaaatataaataaggtataatataacttttaaaagtttaacttCACGATAATTTCCAATAtaacttttgtaattaatatctatatataaattttttaatttttatagtttttttatgttataacaCATAAGGAAAACTAAGCCAGAATGGGATAAGGGGctaaaattgaatagtactaTTACTTTCATTGCATGGTGCCGCAACCGTGAAAATTAGTGAAGTGCTTCAACAGTCGTGATAAGATTGAGGCCACTTTCTTGATTGTAACAAGTTTTCTGCATGGTTGTGGCACCGTGCAATGAAAATAATAGTACCGTCTCATTTATCCCACTATCCCATTCTGCCCCAAGTTTCCGTTAAACGATTACACATAGAAGCATTGCAAACTTACTTTTTGAGCTTCAGGTGATAAAGATTCGTATAAATCTGGATTTGTTTGTTCATTTATACCTTCTTGGTGCTTATAATCATCGATAAAAATGCGTTCAATTTCTCCGGCTCTTCGTCTATTAAATACTTGAACCGAAATTAGAGTAAATTGTGCCAGTTGCCGCCAGTTATCATAAGTAAATGTGTCACTGAGACGTTGAAATGCCAAACGCCTAttagtttgtaaaaaattgtgcaataattttatatcttctaaCGGAGGTAATTCTTGTAATTGATAGCGCTTAGCTTGTAATATGCTTTCTTCAACAGTTTTATTGACAGATACGCCAAAATCTTCTTGTAGCaactttaaaaagttttctatgtctacttttttttgaaatttattctgTTTTATGCATTCAGCAATAGCAAGATTTcctatttgttttataagaGTGCCAATTCTTGATGCAACGGAAGGAGCTGCATAAACTTTTGTACTTGTGTTATAACCTGCTACTTGATTCACAGCTGTAATACAGTCATCATATATTGATGGAtgataaatactaaaaaaatctgtgacatttttattaatttttttgatggCTTTTAAAAATCGCCCTAATAATCGCAAACGAGCTCTAATCATATCTTGTTGGTGTTGATGTTTATACTTTATACACAACTTGTTACCGTAAGTAATCAACAATTCATCGTATCTTATCAATCTGATAATGTCATCTTCTCTTAATATCGGAAATACAACGTTTCTTAAAATAGAGTTCGCACTTTCATGAATTCTTCCTTGAACTTTTCTTCCCAGTACTTTCACAGTTCTGCCAACAATTTTCTTTGTACACTGTTTAAAATGATGACGTATATTATTCTTAGTAAAAAAGCCTTTACAGCCAGCACAACATATAAAATCATGTGCagctttttttcttgattctgTTGGTCTTCTACAAACTATGAGTTCTCCCTTATTATATGTGGGATctgtattgtataaataattgccTCTTCGTCTTAAAAGTCCGATAATCTTTTGTCTTTCTTTATTACCTAACATAAAACAACAAAGAGACAAacaacattacaaaaaataaataaagaaatttaattaaaataatataataaaagtactggatattaaatattgtcatttttattttattttattaacttttacttttactttaacacaaaactaaaattagtattcaatgtaaaattttcaatagataATTCTGGCTGATTAAACATATCTTgatgtaaattacattttaatagcaTGTCGTTTGAGAAAgattcattatatataaataataatattgaaatatttctatacctTTTGGTAGTCCAGTAAACTTTTTTACCTCCTCTTCATTTTTATGAACACGTTCTAAATGTCTACTTATTTTTGCCtgcatttttttgcaataaaaacaaaaatttttcttttcttgacCTTTAGGTTTTGAACATTCGACATGTAAATTAGCATCATCACAAATTTGTTGTCTAGACGCATTTAATGATGTTTCTAAACTACTATTTGTAGTGTTAGTAGATTGTATTGAACAATGTTGAGCATCATCTTCTACCTCAGAATTTTCTGAATCAGTACTGTAATGATAATCAGGATCTTTATCACTGTAGCAATCGCTACAATCAGAATTATTTAAGTTCGATATGTCATTAACctgttttaaattgttattagattcttttattaattttgccaCATCAATATCATTCATCGCTTTTTCATGATTTGCttcatttctgttattttcaatttccaTAGAATTATCCACATTGCAGGATTGATTGAGATTCTTAGATACATTATTTTCATCTTCATTAGAAtagtttaacatattattcGGAGATATCCCTAAATCATTCAattcatcaaataaaatagttactgtttgatcaaaattagtatttaatgtaaaattatcaatagaTGTTTCTGATGGATTTAATATATCCTGATGTAGATTACATTCTGATAGTATGTCGTTTGAGACAGATTCATTTTGTAGCTCTGTATTAACGTTCTGTATAACTGGCACATATAGATTGCATTCTGATAGCATGTTGTTTGAGGCAGATTCATTTTCTAACTCCGTACTAACATTTCTTATGGTTGACACATTTAAAGAGCACTCTGACAGCATGTCATTTGAGGTAAATTCGTTTTCTAGATCCAAACTAGCGTTTTGTAAAACTGGCACATAAATATTGCACTCTGATAGCATGTCGTTTGAGGTAGAGTCGTTTTGTAGCTCCGTACTAGCATTTTGTATAACTGGTACATGTATATTGCACTCTGATAACATGTCGTTTAAAATAGAGTCATTTGGTAGCTCCTTACTAGCATTTTGTACAACTGGCACATGAACATTGCCCTTTGATAACACCTCATTTGAGGTAGGGTCATTTTGTATCTCCATACTAGAATTTTGTATGActtgtatatgtaaattgcATTCTGATATCACGTCATTCGAGGTAGAGTTATTTTGTATCTCCATACTAGAATTATGTACGATTGGAACATGTAAATGGCACTCTGGTAACATGTTTGAAGTAGATTCATTTTGTAGCTCCGTACTAGAATTTTGTGTAACTTGTACATGTAAATTGCCTTCTGATATCACGTCATTCGAAgtagaattattttgtatctcTATACTAGAATTATGTACGATTGGAACATGTAAATAGCACTCTGGTAACATGTTGTTTGAAGTAGATTCATTTTGTAGCTCCGTACTAGAATTTTGTGCGACTTGTACATGTAAATTGCACTCTAATGGCATGTTGTTtgcagtaaatttattttgtaaatccGGACCAGCGTTTAATTGTACCACTGGtacgtttaaatttaaatttgtggCTATTGTATTAAGCACTTCAAGATTACCTGtattaaagcatttttaaattacttaataaaatttaaattagaaatgtgttaatcaaaataaaattaaattattagacatacagatatattaaatttaattcaataagtttttttttaatattttttattctaatacagagagaaagagagggagaacaattagtttaaataatttgtttagatttactttattcaaacgtaatgttataataaacattattaattaaagaaatactgacttgttaaattaaacaatattatgtaatatatgctgtttgaaaaattgaataaactaatttgtttctttacaTAAACAGCTTTGATCAactattttaagtaaaaaatttcaaatattttgattaaattaaagaaattattctcACTTtaagtacatacatatattacataacaaaaaataagacattttatatttcttgattatcattaaaaaaatata includes:
- the LOC118648378 gene encoding GATA zinc finger domain-containing protein 14-like — protein: MYSNLEVLNTIATNLNLNVPVVQLNAGPDLQNKFTANNMPLECNLHVQVAQNSSTELQNESTSNNMLPECYLHVPIVHNSSIEIQNNSTSNDVISEGNLHVQVTQNSSTELQNESTSNMLPECHLHVPIVHNSSMEIQNNSTSNDVISECNLHIQVIQNSSMEIQNDPTSNEVLSKGNVHVPVVQNASKELPNDSILNDMLSECNIHVPVIQNASTELQNDSTSNDMLSECNIYVPVLQNASLDLENEFTSNDMLSECSLNVSTIRNVSTELENESASNNMLSECNLYVPVIQNVNTELQNESVSNDILSECNLHQDILNPSETSIDNFTLNTNFDQTVTILFDELNDLGISPNNMLNYSNEDENNVSKNLNQSCNVDNSMEIENNRNEANHEKAMNDIDVAKLIKESNNNLKQVNDISNLNNSDCSDCYSDKDPDYHYSTDSENSEVEDDAQHCSIQSTNTTNSSLETSLNASRQQICDDANLHVECSKPKGQEKKNFCFYCKKMQAKISRHLERVHKNEEEVKKFTGLPKGNKERQKIIGLLRRRGNYLYNTDPTYNKGELIVCRRPTESRKKAAHDFICCAGCKGFFTKNNIRHHFKQCTKKIVGRTVKVLGRKVQGRIHESANSILRNVVFPILREDDIIRLIRYDELLITYGNKLCIKYKHQHQQDMIRARLRLLGRFLKAIKKINKNVTDFFSIYHPSIYDDCITAVNQVAGYNTSTKVYAAPSVASRIGTLIKQIGNLAIAECIKQNKFQKKVDIENFLKLLQEDFGVSVNKTVEESILQAKRYQLQELPPLEDIKLLHNFLQTNRRLAFQRLSDTFTYDNWRQLAQFTLISVQVFNRRRAGEIERIFIDDYKHQEGINEQTNPDLYESLSPEAQKVSLQCFYV